The Drosophila nasuta strain 15112-1781.00 chromosome 2L, ASM2355853v1, whole genome shotgun sequence genome window below encodes:
- the LOC132788616 gene encoding uncharacterized protein LOC132788616, protein MHKQILLISNIYCIFLLFPLCSALYEPVLNGNRSAVFINHNISDVFYADIPEGFVKIGYMFLHIDQTKIVNWFGAVEKCRRMKGHLINLQSLDDLKSLQNHLDKSIVYWTDLNNLVNTAYFYSLTTGTKAELLNEPSKGKRLSYMCGILRFNKEEEKFELVEENCNSKTGRPICQTTHPTTIDVVIIDN, encoded by the exons atgcataaacaaattttgttgatttcaaatatttattgtatttttttgctttttccaTTGTGCTCCGCGTTATACGAGCCCGTATTGAACG GTAATCGCTCAGCAGTATTTATCAATCACAATATCAGCGATGTGTTTTACGCGGATATCCCGGAAGGATTTGTGAAAATCGGTTATATGTTTCTTCATATCGATCAGACGAAAATCGTAAATTGGTTTGGTGCCGTTGAAAAGTGCCGTCGAATGAAAGGACATCTCATCAATCTGCAAAGTCTTGACGATTTGAAGAGTCTGCAAAATCATTTAGATAAATCCATTGTGTACTGGACCGATTTGAATAATCTCGTTAACACAGCATATTTCTATTCATTGACAACGGGAACAAAAGCTGAATTACTCAATGAACCATCAAAGGGCAAGAGATTATCCTATATGTGCGGCATATTGCGTTTCAATAAAGAAGAGGAAAAGTTCGAGTTGGTCGAAGAAAACTGCAACTCGAAGACAGGTCGACCCATTTGCCAAACAACTCATCCAACCACAATAGATGTTgtaataattgataattga
- the LOC132788598 gene encoding LOW QUALITY PROTEIN: myosin-G heavy chain (The sequence of the model RefSeq protein was modified relative to this genomic sequence to represent the inferred CDS: deleted 1 base in 1 codon) — protein MLLPDQTYADYVARHLTKSHSNHSTSNTKSNAKPSSSDSSSSYDRTADFFENIPDFVGASLPTFLYTPQPAPAQPVDVHPGSPAPSSSSSSPSGRDDEHHSSESENCNDVLRLCEDFLCRHRMRPDFFCQYHKAVSSATPSPRQSKASPVVDTAASASGELKSSKDQSSSQQSQSDSKVNAVVERFTKFSAIYTLPVAKRKKTCNKTTGNITDASSSNEAVHLQQRLKSLSTELLVMRNRLHVEGQGQVQSRNGGGGGGGVAVDAQQHHSLGVGLSTGGAKAANFELNASSPNLNLGASLSTNALQQHVNGAGGQHTLPKHAYNFSQTLPSNAGSGGVISARNTSIPHPLPHQLGEKSTLAHHKSHTGNLAAAAPAALPHGNGGNSSSNCNTLPMRSSAATALAASIAASHHHHHQHHQPHHQQQQQQQHQLQQHQQQQQQSLNQQFATSTKHANPCQSVKTLPFGFASSNGGGGNIKLQSSHRLPKDMRDLIHLAGPLNEHAVMHTLQARFNEQRYFTNVGPILLSINPYLDVGNPLTLTSTRDLPLAPQLQKIVQEAVRQQSETGYPQAIILSGTSGAGKTANAMLMLRQLFAIAGGGPETDAFKHLAAAFTVLRSLGSAKTTTNSESSRIGQFIEVQVTDGALYRTKIHCYFLDQTRVIRPLPKEKNYHIFYQLLAGLNRDERQKLHLEGYSPANLRYLRGDIAQNEQEDAVRFQAWKTCLGILGIPFLDVVRVLAAVLLLGNVQFIDSGGLEVDVKGETELNSVASLLGVPPAALFRGLTTRTHNVRGQLVKSVCGDGDANMTRDCLAKALYCRLVATIVRRANSLKRLGSTLGTLSSDSNESVHNQADAASQHASTIGGGNAGSKSMAALNNAVRHATDGFIGILDMFGFEEPSPHAQLEHLCINLCAETMQHFYNTHIFKSSVESCRDEGIVCDTEVDYVDNVPCIDLISSLRTGLLSLLDMECSVRGTAESYVTKLKVQHRCSTRLETRHASEPDDPRLFAIRHFAGRVEYDTTDFLDTNRDVVPDDLVAVFYKHSCNFGFATHLFGSELKALYAQQQAPRGLSFRISPTSHSDLLNGDEPVSTLTQDFHTRLDNLLRTLVHARPHFVRCIRSNAAEQAGRFERMTVVRQIRSLQVLETVNLMASGFPHRMRFKQFNARYRMLAPFRLLRRSEDKALEDCQLILQYAMDMEQPPVLDGSVTLAWAPGKRHVFISEGIRQHLEHLRTEIRHRSATRMQATWRGWWWRKKMGTTSSIKRPAANDTAATAAGGLMAALPAIASSCAKLASAHNNPNGKATSAAMAALAAVAAAAPNTVPRLSAKSTNPSLGIGTVTRPRPQPIAGTPPPDPHEKCDQKIIQQTCSLFGLDLERPPPVPPSRAYTITANSKKLGYPQSRIMKMNFPEDALANPAPALPPAAGAGGGAGAGGGGGGGEQQQQQQLKKGETVTVVGASSGRGHLIVEHKGQSYHVPFQYMELSSQAIASASVSGAGCGSGGSASIPTVPIVKGQGNGVKI, from the exons ATGTTGCTGCCGGATCAGACATACGCTGACTACGTGGCCCGACACCTGACCAAGTCGCACTCCAATCACTCCACTTCCAATACCAAATCGAATGCGAAGCCCAGCTcaagcgacagcagcagcagctacgaTCGCACTGCGGACTTCTTTGAGAACATTCCCGACTTTGTGGGCGCCTCATTGCCGACCTTTCTCTACACTCCGCAACCGGCTCCCGCTCAGCCTGTTGATGTCCACCCTGGGTCACCAGctccatcatcatcgtcatccaGTCCCAGCGGACGAGATGACGAACACCATTCTAGCGAGAGCGAGAACTGCAACGATGTGCTGCGTCTGTGCGAGGATTTTCTCTGCCGACATCGCATGCGTCCCGACTTCTTCTGCCAATACCACAAGGCGGTCAG CTCAGCGACTCCCTCGCCGCGGCAGAGCAAAGCTTCGCCTGTTGTGGACACAGCCGCCTCTGCTTCGGGTGAGCTAAAGTCTTCCAAGGATCAGTCCTCCTCTCAACAATCACAATCGGACAGCAAAGTCAATGCAGTCGTGGAGCGTTTCACTAAGTTCTCCGCCATTTACACGCTACCCGTGGCGAAGCGCAAGAAAACATGCAATAAAACCACCGGAAATATAACAG ATGCCTCATCGTCCAATGAGGCAGTGCATCTGCAGCAGCGGCTGAAGAGTCTCAGCACCGAGCTGCTGGTCATGCGAAATCGCCTGCATGTCGAGGGTCAGGGTCAGGTTCAGAGTCGCAAcggcggtggtggtggcggaGGCGTTGCTGTTGATGCACAACAACATCACAGCCTTGGCGTTGGTCTTTCAACGGGCGGTGCGAAGGCGGCCAACTTTGAGTTGAATGCCTCCAGTCCGAATCTCAATTTGGGCGCAAGTCTCTCGACAAATGCGCTGCAGCAGCATGTGAACGGAGCTGGTGGTCAACACACGCTGCCCAAG CATGCCTACAACTTCAGCCAGACGCTGCCGAGCAACGCGGGCTCTGGGGGAGTGATCTCGGCACGGAACACATCCATTCCGCATCCGTTGCCCCATCAGCTGGGCGAGAAGTCGACGCTGGCGCATCACAAGAGTCACACGGGCAACTTGGCAGCAGCGGCACCTGCAGCGTTGCCTCATGGCAACGGAGgcaactccagctccaactgCAACACGCTGCCGATGCGCTCGTCGGCGGCCACAGCGCTGGCGGCATCGATAGCCGCCTcccatcaccatcaccatcagcatcatcagccacaccatcagcagcagcagcagcagcaacatcagttgcagcaacaccaacaacagcagcagcagtcgctcAATCAACAGTTTGCCACATCAACGAAACATGCGAATCCTTGCCAGAGTGTTAAGACGCTGCCATTTGGATTTGCCTCCAGCaatggcggcggcggcaacatCAAGTTGCAGTCGAGCCATCGCTTGCCCAAGGACATGCGGGATCTGATCCATCTGGCGGGACCGCTTAATGAGCATGCCGTTATGCACACGCTTCAGGCTCGCTTCAATGAGCAGCGCTATTTC ACAAATGTGGGACCCATACTGCTGTCGATTAATCCGTATCTGGACGTTGGCAATCCGCTGACATTGACATCGACACGCGACCTTCCGCTTGCCCCGCAACTT CAGAAGATTGTGCAGGAGGCAGTGCGTCAGCAGAGCGAAACTGGCTATCCGCAAGCCATCATATTGTCTGGCACAAGTGGAGCTGGAAAGACAGCGAATGCCATGTTAATGTTGCGtcaattgtttgccattgccGGCGGTGGCCCCGAGACAGATGCCTTCAAGCATTTGGCTGCTGCGTTTACCGTCTTGCGTTCGTTGGGATCCGCGAAGACTACAACGAACTCGGAATCCAGTCGCATTGGCCAGTTCATCGAGGTGCAGGTGACGGATGGTGCACTGTATCGCACTAAGATACATTGTTACTTTCTGGATCAGACGCGTGTGATTCGTCCATTGCCCAAGGAGAAGAACTATCACATTTTCTATCAACTGCTAGCGGGTCTTAATCGAGATGAACGCCAGAAGCTGCACTTGGAGGGCTATTCGCCGGCCAATCTGCGTTATCTGCGTGGTGATATCGCCCAGAACGAGCAGGAGGATGCAGTGCGTTTCCAGGCGTGGAAGACTTGCCTGGGCATCCTGGGAATTCCCTTCTTGGATGTGGTGCGTGTGTTGGCAGCGGTGCTTTTGCTTGGCAATGTGCAGTTCATTGATAGCGGG GGTCTCGAGGTGGACGTCAAAGGCGAAACAGAGCTCAATTCGGTGGCCAGTCTTTTGGGAGTGCCGCCCGCAGCACTCTTCCGTGGCCTGACGACACGAACGCACAATGTGCGAGGCCAGTTGGTGAAGTCGGTGTGCGGCGATGGCGATGCCAATATGACGAGAGATTGCCTGGCAAAAGCCTTGTACTGTCGCCTGGTTGCAACGATTGTGCGGCGTGCGAATAGCCTCAAGCGACTCGGCTCCACATTGGGCACATTGAGCTCGGACTCGAATGAATCCGTGCACAATCAGGCGGATGCAGCCTCGCAACATGCCTCGACCATTGGCGGTGGCAATGCTGGGTCCAAGTCGATGGCAGCTCTTAATAATGCTGTGCGACATGCAACGGATGGCTTCATTGGCATATTGGATATGTTTGGCTTTGAGGAGCCATCGCCCCACGCCCAGCTGGAGCATTTGTGCATCAATCTGTGTGCCGAGACCATGCAACACTtttacaacacacacatctTCAAGTCGTCGGTGGAATCGTGTCGTGATGAGGGCATCGTGTGTGACACCGAAGTGGACTATGTGGACAATGTGCCATGCATTGATTTGATATCATCGCTGCGCACAGGGCTGCTTAGCCTGTTGGACATGGAGTGTTCGGTGCGTGGCACCGCCGAGAGCTATGTCACAAAGCTGAAAGTGCAACATCGCTGCTCCACTCGCCTGGAGACGCGGCATGCCTCCGAGCCGGATGATCCGCGTCTCTTTGCCATACGCCATTTTGCGGGTCGTGTGGAGTACGATACCACGGACTTTTTGGACACGAATCGTGATGTGGTTCCTGATGATTTGGTTGCTGTGTTCTACAAGCACAGCTGCAACTTTGGCTTTGCCACGCATCTCTTTGGCTCCGAGCTGAAAGCGCTCTACGCGCAGCAACAGGCGCCGCGTGGCCTCAGCTTCCGCATCTCGCCCACCTCGCACTCGGATCTGCTCAACGGCGACGAACCGGTGTCCACACTCACCCAGGACTTTCACACGCGTCTCGATAATCTGCTGCGCACTCTCGTCCATGCGCGTCCGCATTTTGTGCGCTGCATTCGCAGCAATGCCGCGGAGCAGGCGGGAAGATTCGAGAGGATGACGGTGGTGCGTCAGATACGCTCGCTGCAGGTGCTGGAGACGGTGAATCTGATGGCTTCTGGGTTCCCGCATCGCATGCGTTTCAAACAGTTCAATGCACGCTATCGCATGTTGGCTCCATTCCGTTTGCTGCGTCGCAGCGAGGACAAGGCGCTGGAGGATTGCCAGCTTATCCTGCAGTATGCCATGGACATGGAGCAGCCACCGGTGCTCGATGGCTCCGTGACGCTGGCCTGGGCACCAGGCAAGCGACATGTGTTCATCAGCGAGGGCATTCGCCAGCATCTGGAGCATTTGCGCACCGAAATACGACACAGGAGCGCCACCCGGATGCAGGCCACTTGGCGTGGCTGGTGGTGGCGCAAGAAGATGGGCACCACAAGCAGCATCAAGCGACCCGCTGCCAACGACACTGCTGCTACAGCTGCCGGTGGCTTGATGGCAGCGCTGCCCGCAATTGCCAGCTCTTGTGCCAAACTCGCCAGCGCTCACAACAATCCCAATGGCAAGGCGACCTCAGCTGCCATGGCTGCTCTCGCTGCGGTGGCTGCAGCTGCCCCTAATACGG TTCCCCGCCTATCCGCAAAGTCCACGAATCCAAGTCTAGGCATTGGCACTGTGACCAGGCCGAGACCTCAACCCATCGCCGGGACTCCTCCGCCGGATCCTCACGAGAAATGCGACCAGAAGATTATACAACAAACTTGTAGTCTCTTCGGATTAGATTTG GAGCGGCCACCTCCCGTGCCCCCATCGAGAGCTTACACCATCACGGCGAACTCGAAGAAGCTGGGCTATCCGCAAAGTCGCAtcatgaaaatgaattttccAGAGGATGCGCTTGCTAATCCGGCTCCAGCATTGCCGCCTGCAGCAGGCGCcggaggaggagcaggagcaggaggtggaggaggaggaggagagcaacagcagcagcagcagttgaaaaAAGGCGAAACAGTGACTGTGGTGGGCGCCTCGAGTGGACGAGGCCATTTGATTGTCGAGCACAAAGGCCAAAGTTACCATGTACCCTTTCAGTACATGGAACTGAGCAGTCAAGCGATTGCCTCTGCCTCCGTTTCGGGCGCTGGCTGCGGCTCTGGAGGATCAGCCAGCATTCCCACTGTGCCCATTGTGAAGGGACAGGGAAATGGAGTGAAGATTTGA
- the LOC132788605 gene encoding zinc finger protein 436, whose amino-acid sequence MLNLTADDAAVTIEKLDQRSATSPTTEPPQCRLCHARSAIDAASPNIYEVTVNFGRQDSDENSDENEKHLIVDVCESVWGVKYDRHEFLPELICRHCLQMLKELYQQRKDMEQRERELLEDLRNVVKLDPKYRPGLNGNPGVFELTDAEEGCVVVDVDPDQLCETSDDEFLGSDGDADGEEEDWYDDDEEEAQNEPDEDADVEMPLGMDAAQMALMQAHQTVDALAQANAHPKSAFLCQYCDLAFTLQPDCQQHELSAHDPSVPYCCNYCQLRLATRPGLIAHIRELHDAERPYVCAHCNKGFVRRSDLKKHTIVHTGVRPFSCNVCSKSFSRNTNLTKHLRIHSSVKPFVCQKCPRSFQTPLELMKHTRSHSEVKPFQCGRCAASFTRRDKLLMHQQVHTKRDAEQQQQNARLQMSMAPEQLQMPLHPYVETEQQLPYAYQQQLQGQQQPQQLQPQPLQPQLQPKSRSTPKLTRSFRCDVCDKGFQRERDLQRHRALHMDTLFACKLCGQGFNRREQLQRHELEAHGPSYTCSICCITFLHQTELETHLKVHELQHSVAKSTQEALQAAATAAAIAEQSRIAVPPSVAVAQAAPVISQEPVAMVNMKPTQAELNFYSNMIPTMKLGFYSETRPEERNEL is encoded by the coding sequence ATGCTTAATTTAACTGCAGACGACGCTGCAGTAACAATCGAGAAGCTAGACCAAAGATCTGCAACATCGCCAACAACGGAACCACCACAATGCCGTCTGTGTCACGCTCGGTCGGCAATCGACGCGGCGTCGCCTAATATATATGAGGTGACTGTAAATTTTGGCCGGCAAGATTCTGATGAGAATAGCGATGAAAACGAGAAACACTTGATTGTTGATGTTTGCGAAAGTGTTTGGGGCGTTAAGTACGATCGTCACGAGTTTCTACCCGAACTCATCTGTCGACACTGTTTACAAATGTTGAAGGAATTGTATCAGCAGCGTAAAGACATGGAGCAGCGTGAAAGAGAATTGTTGGAAGACCTGAGGAATGTAGTCAAACTGGATCCTAAATACAGACCGGGGCTTAATGGCAATCCTGGTGTCTTTGAGCTAACCGATGCCGAAGAAGGTTGTGTCGTTGTGGATGTCGATCCCGATCAATTGTGCGAGACGAGCGACGATGAATTCTTGGGTTCGGATGGCGACGCTGATGGTGAGGAAGAGGATTGGTACGATGACGACGAGGAGGAAGCACAAAATGAGCCAGACGAAGATGCCGATGTGGAGATGCCACTCGGCATGGATGCAGCACAAATGGCGCTAATGCAGGCGCATCAAACAGTCGATGCTTTGGCCCAGGCGAATGCGCATCCCAAGAGCGCCTTCCTCTGCCAATACTGTGATCTGGCCTTTACACTGCAACCCGACTGTCAGCAACATGAGCTGAGTGCTCATGATCCCTCCGTTCCTTATTGCTGCAACTACTGCCAACTGCGTCTGGCAACGCGACCCGGTTTGATAGCGCACATCCGGGAACTGCACGATGCTGAGCGTCCTTATGTGTGTGCGCATTGCAACAAGGGTTTTGTGCGTCGCTCGGACCTCAAGAAGCACACAATTGTGCATACAGGTGTGCGTCCATTCTCCTGCAACGTGTGCTCCAAGAGCTTCTCGCGCAACACCAACCTGACAAAGCATCTGCGCATTCACAGCAGCGTAAAGCCGTTTGTATGCCAGAAGTGTCCGCGCTCGTTTCAAACGCCGCTGGAGCTAATGAAGCACACACGCTCGCATTCGGAAGTGAAACCGTTCCAGTGTGGACGTTGTGCGGCGTCGTTTACGCGGCGGGATAAGTTGCTGATGCATCAACAGGTGCACACGAAGCGGGAtgccgagcagcagcagcagaatgcTCGCTTGCAAATGAGCATGGCACCAGAGCAGCTGCAGATGCCATTGCATCCATATGTGGAGactgagcagcagctgccctATGCTTatcagcaacagttgcagggacagcaacagccacagcaactgcagccgCAGCCATTGCAGCCACAGTTGCAGCCCAAATCGAGATCTACACCAAAGTTAACACGCAGTTTTCGTTGCGATGTCTGCGACAAAGGTTTCCAGCGTGAACGCGATCTGCAGCGTCATCGTGCTTTGCATATGGACACGCTGTTCGCTTGTAAGCTGTGTGGTCAAGGATTCAATCGCCGCGAGCAACTGCAACGTCATGAGCTGGAGGCACATGGTCCCAGTTATACGTGTTCCATCTGTTGCATCACTTTCCTGCATCAAACGGAGCTGGAGACGCATCTAAAGGTGCACGAGTTACAGCACAGCGTGGCCAAAAGCACACAGGAGGCGTTGcaagcggcagcaacagcagctgccatTGCGGAGCAGAGCCGAATAGCTGTGCCACCATCAGTAGCAGTAGCGCAGGCGGCGCCTGTTATCAGCCAGGAGCCAGTGGCCATGGTCAACATGAAGCCCACGCAAGCCGAGCTGAATTTCTATAGCAACATGATACCCACGATGAAATTGGGATTCTATAGCGAGACACGCCCCGAAGAGCGAAACGAGCTTTGA
- the LOC132787611 gene encoding putative 1-acyl-sn-glycerol-3-phosphate acyltransferase acl-2, producing the protein MACTCEVIGLACVVALILSISAKAPYQMRMCIVLVGAGAIVMVCIPFMILRPRDYRNGLIPSWFFLQLCKLMGISMEVRGVENVRREHGSVVLMNHQSALDLCVLAYLWPVIGRSTVVAKKEILYMPFFGVGAWLWGTLYINRSRKSDSINSLQKEAVAIKERNCKILVFPEGTRNSKDTLLPFKKGSFHIALQSKCTIQPVVISKYSFFDEEKKAFRPGHALINILPEISTEGYEKEDMDKLIEVCYSTMQEEYTRLTKEAQSLALSKAAKKQS; encoded by the exons ATGGCTTGCACTTGTGAGGTTATTGGATTGGCCTGTGTTGTGGCCTTGATCCTGAGCATATCAGCCAAGGCGCCCTACCAGATGAGGATGTGCATTGTCCTGGTCGGAGCTGGTGCCATTGTCATGGTGTGTATTCCCTTCATGATTCTGCGTCCCAGGGATTATCGCAATGGACT TATTCCTTCATGGTTCTTCCTACAACTGTGCAAATTAATGGGTATTTCCATGGAGGTGCGTGGAGTGGAGAACGTGAGAAGGGAGCACGGCAGCGTGGTGTTAATGAATCATCAGAGCGCTTTGGATTTATGTGTGCTCGCTTATCTGTGGCCCGTGATTGGCCGCTCAACTGTGGTGGCAAAGAAGGAGATTCTTTACATGCCTTTCTTTGGCGTTGGCGCCTGGCTTTGGGGCACCTTGTACATCAATCGTTCGCGCAAATCGGACTCGATTAACTCTCTGCAAAAGGAAGCGGTTGCGATAAAGGAGCGTAACTGCAAGATTCTCGTCTTTCCCGAAGGCACACGCAACTCCAAGGATACTCTGTTGCCCTTCAAGAAGGGTTCATTCCACATTGCGTTGCAGAGCAAGTGCACCATTCAACCAGTGGTCATCTCTAAATACTCTTTCTTCGATGAGGAGAAGAAAGCTTTTCGCCCTGGCCATGCGCTGATCAACATTCTGCCTGAAATCTCTACGGAAGGCTACGAAAAGGAGGACATGGATAAACTGATTGAGGTGTGCTATTCCACCATGCAGGAGGAATACACGCGACTGACGAAAGAGGCACAATCGTTGGCCTTGTCGAAGGCAGCGAAAAAGCAGTCGTAA
- the LOC132787625 gene encoding dolichol-phosphate mannosyltransferase subunit 1 has translation MTTNGHKYSILLPTYNEKDNLPIIIWLIVKYMKASGYEYEVIVIDDGSPDGTLDVAKDLQKIYGEDKIVLRPRTAKLGLGTAYIHGIKHATGDFIIIIDADLSHHPKFIPEFIKLQESGDYDIVSGTRYAGDGGVFGWDFKRKLISRGANFLSQVLLRPNASDLTGSFRLYKKPVLEQCIASCVSKGYVFQMEMLVRARQHKFTIAEVPITFVDRIYGTSKLGGTEIIQFAKNLLYLFATT, from the exons ATGACAACCAATGGCCACAAATACAGCATTCTGCTGCCCACATATAATGAAAAGGACAACCTACCAATTATCATATGGCTTATAGTGAAATACATGAAGGCCAG CGGCTACGAATACGAAGTGATTGTGATTGACGATGGCAGTCCGGACGGCACCTTGGATGTGGCAAAGGATTTGCAAAAGATATACGGTGAGGACAAGATTGTGCTGCGACCACGTACCGCCAAGCTAGGCCTGGGCACCGCCTACATACACGGTATTAAGCATGCGACCGGCGactttatcatcatcattgacGCCGACCTAAGTCATCAT CCCAAATTCATACCCGAGTTCATTAAGCTGCAGGAGTCAGGCGACTATGACATTGTCTCGGGCACTCGTTATGCTGGCGATGGCGGCGTATTTGGATGGGATTTTAAACGTAAGCTGATTTCGCGTGGTGCCAACTTTCTGTCCCAGGTTCTGCTACGTCCCAATGCCAGCGATTTGACGGGCTCATTTCGATTGTATAAGAAACCAGTGTTGGAGCAATGCATTGCCAGTTGTGTGTCCAAGGGCTATGTGTTCCAAATGGAGATGTTGGTGCGTGCCCGACAGCATAAGTTCACCATTGCCGAGGTGCCCATTACATTTGTGGATCGCATCTATGGCACTTCAAAGTTGGGCGGCACTGAGATCATTCAGTTTGCCAAGAATCTGCTGTATTTGTTTGCCACCACTTAA